A window from Actinomycetospora corticicola encodes these proteins:
- a CDS encoding molybdopterin-dependent oxidoreductase: protein MSTDTDPPAGTTLSRRTTISSPVAAAIGVLAVGVALGLGDLVAALTAPPSSPFLAVGDQFIRLTPEALKEFATSTFGVHDKQVLLASMAVVIAAVAVIGGLLSRRSVLPGTVLVVVLGLVGLSTAVASPTFTAAYLIAPLVALVGGVATFVGLHRLALASGGATGAEPDVEAGYARNPRRRLALGLGAAFAGAAVTGLLGRVLAASGGAEASRNAVGPLPSPGGAPASPPPDADFAASGTPTWITPNADFYRIDTALQVPQVSASSYQLRIHGMVDREITLSYDQLRARAALEAPITMCCVSNDIGGNLISNAVFLGVPLRDLLAEAGVRPGADQIASTSVDGFTTGTPVAACTDGRNAMLALGMNGQPLPVEHGFPVRMVVPGLYGFVSGCKWITDIELTTFDAFQPYWQQRGWAAQAPVKTQSRIDAPRDGATVPAGRVVVAGTAWAQHRGVARVEVRADSGAWQTATLAAEVSIDTWRMWRAELDLSPGAHTLQVRATDATGATQPEAFSLTIPDGATGWHTVDITAR from the coding sequence ATGTCGACCGACACCGATCCTCCGGCGGGAACGACGCTCTCCCGGCGGACCACGATCTCGAGTCCGGTCGCCGCGGCGATCGGCGTGCTCGCCGTGGGGGTCGCACTCGGGCTCGGCGACCTCGTCGCCGCGCTCACCGCGCCGCCCTCCTCACCGTTCCTCGCCGTCGGCGACCAGTTCATCCGGCTGACCCCGGAGGCGCTCAAGGAATTCGCGACCAGCACGTTCGGTGTGCACGACAAGCAGGTGCTGTTGGCGAGCATGGCCGTCGTGATCGCCGCGGTCGCCGTGATCGGCGGGCTCCTCTCGCGCCGCAGCGTCCTGCCGGGGACCGTGCTCGTCGTCGTCCTGGGTCTCGTCGGGCTGTCGACGGCCGTCGCGTCCCCCACCTTCACGGCCGCCTACCTGATCGCCCCGCTCGTGGCGCTCGTCGGCGGTGTGGCCACGTTCGTGGGGCTGCACCGCCTGGCCCTGGCGTCGGGCGGAGCGACGGGAGCCGAGCCGGACGTCGAGGCCGGGTACGCCCGCAATCCCCGACGGCGGCTCGCTCTCGGACTCGGCGCGGCCTTCGCCGGAGCAGCCGTCACCGGACTCCTCGGGCGAGTCCTCGCCGCCTCCGGAGGGGCCGAGGCCTCCCGGAACGCCGTCGGTCCGCTGCCGTCGCCGGGGGGAGCGCCGGCGAGCCCTCCTCCCGACGCGGACTTCGCCGCGTCCGGTACACCGACCTGGATCACCCCGAACGCCGACTTCTACCGCATCGACACCGCCCTGCAGGTGCCCCAGGTGTCCGCGTCCTCCTACCAGCTGCGCATCCACGGGATGGTCGACCGGGAGATCACGCTCTCCTACGACCAATTGCGGGCCCGCGCTGCGCTCGAGGCCCCGATCACGATGTGCTGCGTCTCCAACGACATCGGCGGGAACCTGATCTCCAACGCGGTCTTCCTCGGTGTACCCCTGCGCGACCTGCTCGCCGAGGCCGGTGTCCGACCCGGCGCCGACCAGATCGCCTCCACCAGCGTCGACGGCTTCACCACCGGCACCCCGGTCGCCGCCTGCACCGACGGCCGCAACGCGATGCTCGCCCTGGGCATGAACGGACAACCCCTGCCGGTGGAACACGGTTTCCCGGTCCGCATGGTCGTCCCTGGGCTCTACGGGTTCGTCTCCGGATGCAAGTGGATCACCGACATCGAACTCACCACCTTCGACGCGTTCCAGCCCTACTGGCAGCAACGCGGATGGGCCGCGCAAGCACCGGTCAAGACGCAGTCGCGCATCGACGCGCCACGCGACGGGGCGACGGTGCCGGCTGGTCGCGTCGTCGTCGCCGGCACCGCCTGGGCGCAGCATCGCGGGGTGGCCCGTGTGGAGGTCCGCGCGGACTCGGGGGCGTGGCAGACCGCCACCCTCGCCGCCGAGGTCTCGATCGACACGTGGCGGATGTGGCGCGCCGAGCTCGACCTCTCCCCAGGGGCGCACACCCTCCAGGTCCGCGCGACCGACGCCACCGGCGCCACGCAGCCGGAGGCGTTCAGCCTGACCATCCCCGACGGCGCCACCGGATGGCACACCGTGGACATCACCGCACGGTGA
- a CDS encoding helix-turn-helix domain-containing protein, with product MTGRSASEHLSGRSRSEVAADCASRYDAGATLRGIALSVGINVATVRKLLLESGVPLRPRAGTARRVAPAIPPTAPSRDGLVVAAHLPARAGTPSRDSR from the coding sequence ATGACCGGACGGTCCGCGAGCGAGCATCTGTCGGGTCGATCGCGCTCGGAGGTGGCTGCGGACTGCGCCTCCCGCTACGACGCCGGCGCCACTTTGCGCGGGATCGCGCTCTCGGTCGGGATCAACGTCGCCACCGTGCGCAAGCTGCTGCTGGAGAGCGGCGTCCCGCTGCGTCCACGGGCCGGCACCGCGCGTCGAGTCGCCCCGGCGATTCCACCGACCGCGCCGTCCCGCGACGGGCTGGTGGTCGCCGCGCACCTGCCTGCTCGAGCGGGAACGCCGTCACGGGATTCTCGATGA
- a CDS encoding DUF305 domain-containing protein, giving the protein MRSERARRRLAIGLLAPALAALAACGASGAPSGTGTMATTAPPAAATPVDSAFVLHMLPHHERALQVGALMAAQGSDPRVREFGQRIVTEQTPERDRLQSWVTTLHLTTSPGDATMASGYIDDPTLARLRGEAGSAFDRDALLSSANSETGAAQMSAVELRGGTYTPARDLATAISTAPAGEIPQLQQLATQLG; this is encoded by the coding sequence ATGAGATCCGAACGCGCCCGTCGTCGGCTCGCCATCGGACTGCTCGCCCCGGCCCTGGCCGCGCTCGCCGCCTGTGGCGCATCAGGTGCACCGTCCGGTACCGGCACGATGGCGACGACGGCGCCCCCGGCGGCCGCGACTCCCGTCGACTCCGCGTTCGTGCTGCACATGCTCCCGCACCACGAACGGGCGCTGCAGGTCGGCGCGCTGATGGCGGCGCAGGGGTCGGACCCGCGGGTCCGAGAGTTCGGGCAGCGGATCGTCACCGAGCAGACCCCCGAACGAGACCGGCTCCAGAGCTGGGTGACGACGCTGCACCTGACGACGTCACCCGGCGACGCGACCATGGCGTCCGGGTACATCGACGACCCGACGCTGGCCCGGCTGCGCGGCGAGGCCGGGAGCGCGTTCGACCGCGACGCGCTGCTCTCCTCGGCGAACTCCGAGACCGGGGCTGCGCAGATGAGCGCTGTCGAGCTGCGGGGCGGCACCTACACCCCGGCCCGAGACCTCGCCACCGCCATCTCGACCGCACCCGCCGGGGAGATCCCACAGCTCCAGCAGCTGGCGACCCAGCTGGGGTGA
- a CDS encoding agarase has translation MSTFAVRDGRLVDPDGHPFLSLGLNHADETNLQYPHNIDVWRRKYGSREAWLCDGPLADLRAWNMNTIGWTREYVAGGWGEALDWFGDPIDLYHSLPWTSAELRGAGLPYVAQMQVQDIEDWNGHPAFRPLDEDFAKWCDYLARAVVLPHADDENLLGYFFVDIPAWLPHASGRDFPELAGLDGVEREGRLYDVASRYYETITTAIRRYDPDHLILGDRYNGDKGIPEPVLRAMAPFVDVLSVQRFAGPTEDDRRQFRNDLAGWSEQAGGKPVLVADHGNWTPTDLNPHRVGLPDHAARGEDYGLVLDAVRHEPWFAGLHWCGYVENLGRGWGVKDPFDEPYRALTDAITAHNRRAVDEHTAATGGAAVTAANSPTT, from the coding sequence GTGAGCACGTTCGCCGTCCGCGACGGGCGTCTCGTCGACCCCGACGGACACCCGTTCCTGTCCCTCGGGCTCAACCACGCCGACGAGACCAACCTGCAGTACCCGCACAACATCGACGTCTGGCGCCGGAAGTACGGATCCCGCGAGGCGTGGCTGTGCGACGGGCCGCTCGCCGACCTGCGGGCGTGGAACATGAACACGATCGGCTGGACGCGCGAGTACGTGGCCGGGGGCTGGGGGGAGGCCCTGGACTGGTTCGGCGACCCGATCGACCTCTACCACTCGCTGCCGTGGACCTCCGCCGAGCTCCGAGGGGCCGGACTGCCCTACGTCGCGCAGATGCAGGTCCAGGACATCGAGGACTGGAACGGCCACCCCGCGTTCCGTCCCCTCGACGAGGACTTCGCAAAGTGGTGCGACTACCTCGCCCGCGCCGTCGTCCTCCCGCACGCCGACGACGAGAACCTGCTCGGGTACTTCTTCGTCGACATCCCCGCCTGGCTACCGCACGCCTCCGGGCGCGACTTCCCCGAGCTCGCCGGGCTCGACGGTGTCGAGCGGGAGGGCAGGCTCTACGACGTCGCCAGCCGCTACTACGAGACGATCACGACGGCGATCCGCCGCTACGACCCCGACCACCTGATCCTCGGCGACCGCTACAACGGCGACAAAGGCATCCCCGAGCCGGTGCTGCGCGCCATGGCGCCCTTCGTCGACGTCCTCTCGGTGCAGCGCTTCGCGGGCCCCACCGAGGACGACCGGCGACAGTTCCGCAACGACCTGGCCGGGTGGAGCGAGCAGGCCGGCGGCAAGCCCGTGCTCGTCGCCGACCACGGCAACTGGACGCCCACCGACCTGAACCCGCACCGCGTCGGGCTGCCCGACCACGCCGCCCGCGGCGAGGACTACGGCCTCGTCCTCGACGCGGTGCGCCACGAGCCCTGGTTCGCCGGCCTGCACTGGTGCGGTTACGTCGAGAACCTGGGGCGCGGATGGGGCGTGAAGGACCCGTTCGACGAGCCCTACCGTGCCCTCACCGACGCGATCACCGCCCACAACCGCCGGGCGGTCGATGAGCACACCGCGGCAACCGGGGGCGCTGCGGTGACTGCTGCGAACAGTCCGACGACGTAG
- a CDS encoding alpha/beta fold hydrolase has translation MTVVDHRGETVRAQRATVNGVRLHYRIAGDGDPVLLLHGVPKTSYYWRKVLPHLTPRHTVVMPDMRGLGDSEHAESGYDMATIADDFAALMAHLGHERYRVVGEDWGAAAAYQLAARHSEHVVQLVYQEMILSGFGLEDYSFLTAENVASYVWLWHINFYAVPEFPEMLIAGHEREYFSYFIKHEAQDATAIGEDAIDEYVRCYSSPGGLRAMANIYRATLTDAAQNREAAKTPLPMPVLAVASDPFIGADNARVCREVATDVTTVSFPYGHQLAEECPDDLAAAYLDFFSGGTP, from the coding sequence ATGACCGTCGTCGACCACCGGGGCGAGACCGTCCGCGCCCAGCGGGCCACCGTGAACGGGGTCCGCCTGCACTACCGCATCGCCGGGGACGGCGACCCGGTGCTGCTGCTGCACGGGGTCCCGAAGACCTCCTACTACTGGCGCAAGGTCCTGCCCCACCTAACCCCGCGCCACACCGTGGTCATGCCCGACATGCGCGGCCTCGGCGACTCCGAGCACGCCGAGTCCGGCTACGACATGGCCACCATCGCCGACGACTTCGCCGCGCTCATGGCCCACCTCGGCCACGAGCGCTACCGCGTGGTCGGGGAGGACTGGGGCGCCGCCGCGGCCTACCAGCTCGCCGCCCGCCACTCGGAGCACGTCGTCCAGCTCGTCTACCAGGAGATGATCCTCTCCGGGTTCGGGCTCGAGGACTACTCGTTCCTCACGGCCGAGAACGTCGCGAGCTACGTGTGGCTCTGGCACATCAACTTCTACGCCGTGCCCGAGTTCCCCGAGATGCTCATCGCCGGGCACGAACGCGAGTACTTCAGCTACTTCATCAAGCACGAGGCCCAGGACGCCACCGCGATCGGCGAGGACGCGATCGACGAGTACGTCCGGTGCTACTCCTCGCCCGGCGGCCTGCGCGCCATGGCGAACATCTACCGGGCCACGCTCACCGACGCCGCGCAGAACCGCGAGGCCGCGAAGACCCCGCTGCCGATGCCGGTCCTCGCCGTCGCCAGTGATCCGTTCATCGGCGCCGACAACGCCCGGGTGTGCCGGGAGGTCGCCACGGACGTGACCACGGTGTCGTTCCCCTACGGCCACCAGCTCGCCGAGGAGTGCCCCGACGACCTGGCTGCGGCCTACCTCGACTTCTTCTCCGGAGGCACCCCGTGA